TGGTTTTCCAAATCTCTTTTCTGTATTAATTTCTATATATTCGTTAAATCGTATCATATTGCAAAGGTAATTAATTATTTTCGATGTGATATTTTGTTTTTTTTAGTATAAAGCCTAACGGCAGTCTATCTAATAACCCTAACCACCGATTAAATTTTTGTCAAATATAAAGCTATTTCTGCTTTGCTCAAAAAATAATTTGCTTTTTTTAGGTTACGTTTTTTTTAATTGCTTCTTTTAGTGATGTTGGAAAAATATATGACTGTCTTCTGTCTTTTCCTTGTATAAATTTCATAGTATAAAAATAGAAATTATTCCTTTGGTGGCAAATTATTTTTATCTACAAATTGTTAATTTTTTTAGACAGACTGACGGATGGGGCTATGAAAATGTAGGCGATTGCGAAGTACAAATTTTCAACTTACTTTGGTTTCGCCCGCCTGTCGAACCTTGGCAGGCAGGCTCAACAATGCACATAAAAACCATAGGTGGCCATGCACTATGGGTTTTTATATGCTTAGGTGTTATGTGCTTTTTCCAATTCTTACTGTCAAATTGTTTCAAGTTCTAATTGATATTCTTTCAATGTTCGTAAATATTCAATTTGTTTTTCATTTAAACCCGTAAGTTTAATGATTTCTTTATTCGTGTAATTTTCCTGTATCATTGAAAATGCAACCTTTCTTATTCCTTTTTCAATTCCGCTTGTTTCTAATCTCATTGCCGTTGAAACAAATTTCTTTTCTGCTTTTTGTGATATTGTTTTCATGTTTTCTGCATATTTTTTGGCATCAATTCCTGTTGCATAGAGCAAATATGCTACTATGGTCTCAAAAAATTGCTCGCCTCGTTCGGTTTGTAATAATTGATTTAAATTAGCAAATATTTTATTGGTTTCTTGTAATATTTTTTGTTCATTAAAGATGTTTTTCATTACAAGTATGCCAATTTGCAATTGCAAACTTTCAAAAAGATTTATAATCTCTTCGTTTGTAAATTTCGATGTATCAATTAATTGATAGTCAAATTTTGGGATAAAGTTTTGCAATGTGTCATCCAATCCTTTAAAATAAGTATCAAAGGGTTTGTTTGTCCACTTACTTTTTCCGTGATAAAAAATTATCGGTATAATTAGGGTTAATTCTTGGTTTTGTTTGATTTGTATTTCCCAAACTTTCAGCATATACCCAAGTAGTTGAAAATGAGGAAATTTTTCAGGGTTACTTTTGTGCTCAAAAAGTAGTGATATTTTTATGTCAGTATTATTTCCGTATTTGCAATTATAGACTAAATCAGAATAAGTTGTTCGAAGCTTGCTGTCCACATATTCGGTTTGGTCAAGTTCTAATGTTTCTAATTGTAAATTTTTAGTAATTTCAGTCGGGAAAGTTTTTGTTACAAATTCTTTTATCTCATTTTTTTCCGAAAACAAGTTTTTAAAAAATCTGTCGTATGATTGTATTATTTTTTTATCCATTTTT
This portion of the Bacteroidota bacterium genome encodes:
- a CDS encoding Rpn family recombination-promoting nuclease/putative transposase — protein: MDKKIIQSYDRFFKNLFSEKNEIKEFVTKTFPTEITKNLQLETLELDQTEYVDSKLRTTYSDLVYNCKYGNNTDIKISLLFEHKSNPEKFPHFQLLGYMLKVWEIQIKQNQELTLIIPIIFYHGKSKWTNKPFDTYFKGLDDTLQNFIPKFDYQLIDTSKFTNEEIINLFESLQLQIGILVMKNIFNEQKILQETNKIFANLNQLLQTERGEQFFETIVAYLLYATGIDAKKYAENMKTISQKAEKKFVSTAMRLETSGIEKGIRKVAFSMIQENYTNKEIIKLTGLNEKQIEYLRTLKEYQLELETI